Genomic DNA from Halorussus rarus:
TGGGCGTCGTCGAGGCCCTTGAGGGTCAGCGCGTTCTCCTCCATCCCCGGGATGCCGTAGTAGGCGGTCTGGCTCCCGAGCGCGACCAGCAGGTAGTCGTAGTCGATTGCGTCGCCGTCGTCGAGTTCGACCGTCTGGTCGTCGGTGTCGACGCCCTCGACCCGGGCCTGCACGAACCTGGTGCTCGGGGCGGCGATGTCGCCGACCGGGATGGTGATGTCGTCCTCGACGCTCGGGTCGCTGATGACCCGGTGGGCCTCGTGGAGGACGAGGTGGTAGTTGTGCTCCGATATCCACGTCAGCTCGGCGTCCGCGTGCTCGAGCTCGTCTTCAAGCCGCTGGACCGCGCCTGCACCGGCGTAACCCGCGCCGAGCACGACGACCTTCTCAGTCATACCGAGAACTCCGAAGTCCTCGGATACAAAGGCTTTGAAAGACGCACCGGATGAGTGTGAGTGTCTCCCAAGTGGGGTCGGAGAAGAGGGGATAAACGAGATCTGAAGCATCGGGCGTGCGATTCGGCGGCGAGCGCGCCCGGGCAGTGGTTCTCCATCCGATCGGGTCCGGGCGGCGGTCCGCCCGCCGACGAGGTGCCGCCCCGTCCGCAGCCCGGACGAACGACCGCGAGTTAGTGCTCCGGCTCCTCGGCCGGCGCTTCCATCGAGTCGATCTTCAGGATGACGATGTTGCTGGTGTCGTCCTTGCCGTCGACCGTCCCCTCGATGACGAGCTTCGACAGCGGCGTGGGACCGACCCGGACCGAGTCGCCCTCGTGGAACTCGCGGACCGACCCGCGGACGTGGATCTCCGCGCGGCAGAGCTCGGGGTGGTGGACGCTGGCGAGGTCGATCTCCTCGACGTTGGCCTCGTCGACCTCCTCGCCCTCGAGGAACAGCGGCACCTCGGCCTCCTGGTCCATGTCCTGGACGCCGAGCGCGTCGAAGGCGTTGGCGGTCGGCTTGTACCCGCCCTTCGGGCCCGGGACGCCCTCGACGAGCTGGAGGGCCTTCAGGCTCTGCATCTGGTTCCGGATGGTGCCGGGGTTGCGGTCGACTTCATCGGCGATGTCCTCGCCCTTGACGGCGTCCTCGGTCTCCCGGTGGAGGTCTACGAGCGCGCGGAGAATCTTCTTCTGGCTCGCGGTCAGTTCGATTGACGACATTAGTAAAAGGTTGGCAACTGACTGCCTTAAATGCGGCGGACCGGGTGACACAGCCGCCCGAACGTACAGTTCCGGTATCCTTCAGTTGACGCTTTCCAACCGGCCGATGGAGCGGAACCGGTTCGGCGGCGACGACTGAGCGGCGTCGATTCGGAGGGTCCGACGGCGACGACACCGACTCGACCGCGTCGGCGGAGCGATACCGATTTGACGGTGGCGCCGGTGAGTCGACGTATGCAGGACAAACGTGTGCTCGTGACCGGCGGCGCGGGCTTCATCGGGTCGAACCTGGCGAACTACCTCGCCGAGGACAACGACGTGATCGCGGTCGACGACCTCTATCTCGGCACTCCCGAGAACCTCGACGACGCGGTCGAGTTCCGCGACGTCAGCGTGCTCGACGACGACCTCCCGACCGAGGGCGTCGACGTCCTCTTCCACCTCGCCGCGCTGTCGTCGCTCACGATGCACGAGGAGAGCCTCGAGGGGCTCCGGCGCGGCGCCCGGGTCAACGTCGAGGGGTTCGCCAACACCGTCGAGCAGGTCCGCCAGGACGGCTGCGACACCGTGGTGTACGCCACGACCTCCTCCATCTACGGCGACCGGACCGAGCCCTCGCCCGAGAGCATGGACGTCGAGGCCCGCACCGGCTACGAGGCGTCGAAGCTCGCCCGCGAGCGCTACGGCGAGTACTTCGCCAACGCCCACGACATGCACGTCTCGGGGATGCGCTTCTTCTCGGTGTACCAGGGCTACGGCGGCTCGGAGGGCCACAAGGGCGAGTACGCCAACATCATCTCGCAGTTCGCCGACGACATCGCTAACGGCGAGTCGCCGGTCATCTACGGCGACGGCACCCACACCCGCGACTTCACCCACGTCTCGGACGTCGTCCGCGGGCTCGAACTCGCGGCCGACCACCGGCTCACGGGCATCTACAACCTCGGCACCGGCGAGTCCTACAACGCCAACGAGGTCGTCGAGATGCTCAAGGCCGAACTCGGCTCGGACGTCGAACCCGAGCACGTCGAGAACCCCATCGACGACGACATGTTCGTCCACGACACGATGGCCGACCCCTCGAAGATGAAGGAGGCCACCGGCTGGGAGCCCCGGATATCCTTCGAGGAAGGGCTGAAGGAGGTCTGCGCGCCGTACAAGTGACCGCCTGATTCCGGTCCCCGAGGGTCGTCGCCCCGGCTCCCCGCGGCTGTCGCTCGCAAATCTCGCCCCGAACCGAAATCACGTCTTCTTTACCGCGGGTCGCCGAACTCCCGTCCATGAACCGAGAGGTGCGACTCATCGGTGCGCCGATGGACCTCGGCGCGGACCGACGCGGCGTCGACATGGGACCGTCGGCCATCCGGTACGCGGGCCTCGCGACCGAACTCGACGCGGCGAACGTGACCGGGGTGACGGACACGGGCGACCTGTCGGTCCCGCACGCCGAGGAGCGGGACCCGGACGCCGAGCAGCCCAGCGAGGGGTCGGCCAAGTTCCTGCGGGAGACCGCCGACGTCTGCGGCCGCCTCGCCGACGAGGTGGCCGACGCGCTCGACGCCGGCAGCTTCCCGCTGGTGCTGGGCGGGGACCACTCCATCGCCATCGGGACGGTCCGCGGTGCGGCCCGCGACGCTGACCTCGGCGTGGTGTGGTTCGACGCCCACGGCGACTTCAACACGCCGAAGACCTCGCCGTCGGGCAACGTCCACGGGATGCCGCTGGCGGCGGTCCTCGGCATCGGCGACTTCGCCGGCACCGAGTGGGCCAACGCCCCGAACCTCCGGGAGGAGAACGTCGCCATCGTGGGGCTCCGAAGCCTCGACGGCGCCGAGCGCGAGGCCATCCGCGAGAGCGGCGTGACCGCCTTCACCATGTCGGACATCGACGAGCGGGGCGTCGCCCCCGTCGTGGAGGACGCCCTCGACGTCGCGGCCGACGGGACCGAGGGCATCCACGTCAGCCTCGACATGGACTGGCTCGACCCGCGGGAGGCTCCGGGCGTCGGGACGCCGGTCCGGGGCGGTGTCTCCTACCGGGAGGCCCACACCGCGCTGGAGATGGTCGGCGAGCGCCACGAGGGCGAGGACGTCCTCCGGTCGCTGGAGGTGGTCGAGGTGAACCCGATCCTGGACGAGCACAACGTGACCGCCGAACTGGCGACCGAACTCGCCGCCAGCGGGCTGGGGAAACGCATTCTGTAGAACGACCTTTTCCAGCGGTCGGCGCACGAACGCGCCTCCCTTGCAAAAGCTCGACCAAAAACACCGTCAGAGCGAAGCTCTGACGAGCCTGCGTTCACTTCGCTCGCGGCGAAACGGCGCTCCGCGCCGTACGCTCGCGATCGAGGTGGGAGGAGTAGTTCGCGAGCGGAACTCCCGCCGAACCGATACGCCGAAGTTCCCGCCCCGAGCGCGTTCCGATAGATGACCGAGTACGACGCGGTGCTGTTCGACAACGACGGCGTACTGGTCGAACCGCCCTCCGACGAGGCCCTGCGGGCGGCCGCCGAGTCGGCCTTCGCGGCGGTGGGCGTCGACCGTCCCGAAGAGAGCCACCTCGCCGAGATAATCAGGGGCGTCACGCCCGATAGTCTCCGGGAGGTCTGTTCGGTCTACGGCCTCGACCCCCACGAGTTCTGGGCCGCCCGCGACCGCCACGCCTCCGAGGTTCAGGTCGCGGAGTTCCGCGACGGCGACCGCGACCGCTACCCCGACGTGGCGGCCATCGAGGAGCTGGCCCACGACTTCGGGGTCGTGAGCTCGAACCAGCACGAGACCGTCGAGTTCATCCTCGACTACTACGGTATGAGCGACCTGTTCGGCACCTACTACGGCCGCGGAATGGGCGTCGAGGACCTCGAACGGAAGAAGCCCGACCCCCACTTCCTCGACCGCGCGCTCGACGACCTCGGGGCCGAGACCGCGCTGTTCGTCGGCGACAGCAAGAGCGACGTCGAGGCCGCCCGGCGCGCGGGGCTCGACTCCGTCTTCGTCCGGCGGGACCACTGCGCCGACGTCGAGCTGTCGGTCGAGCCCGACTACGAGGTCGCCGACCTTCACGGCGTCGCCGAGATCGCGGGCGCGAGGTAGCGACTGCTGGCGGTCGACGTCCGGACGTTTGCGAAATAAAAAAGGTGGGTAGTTCGACCGGCTACTCTTCGCTCGCGTCGTCGGCGGACGCGCCCTCGGAGTCTCGGCCCGGAATCACGTCCACGCTGGCGACGGTGTCGGGGGCCTCGACCTCCATCACCGTCACGCCCATCGTGTTCCGGCCGACCTCGGAGATGTCGGCCGCCCGGATGCGCATGATCTGGCCGCCCTCGCTCATGATGACGAGCTCGTCGTCCGGGCCGACCGCCTTGACCGACGTGACCGGGCCGTTCCGGTCGCCGGTCTTGATGTCGACCAGCCCCTTGCCGTTGCGCGACTGCTTGCGGTACTCCGAGAGCGGCGTCCGCTTGCCGTAACCGTTCTCGGTCACGGTCAGCAGGTCCTCCTCGGTGTCGTCGGTGACCGCGACCATCCCGGCGACCTCGTCGTCGCCTTCGAGTTCGACGCCCCGGACGCCCCGGGCGTTCCGGCCCATCTCGCGGGCCTCGTCCTCGTCGAACCGGATGGCCATCCCGCCCCGGGTCGCGACCACCAGGTCGGTCGCGCCGTCGGTCACCTTCACGTCGACGAGCTCGTCGCCGTCCTCCAGCTTGGCCGCGATGATGCCGGTCGAGAGGATGTTGTCGAACTCGGCGGCCGCGGTCCGCTTGACGTAGCCGTCGCGGGTCACCATGCTCAGACACTCCTCGTCCTCGAAGTCGTCGGTGTTGACGACCGCGGTGATCTCCTCGCCGTCGTCCAGGTCGAGCAGGTTCACGGCCGACTTGCCCCGGGCGGTCCGGGACATCTCGGGGATCTCGTAGGCCTTCAGCCGGTAGACCTGGCCCTGGTTCGTGAAGCACAGCAGGTAGTCGTGGGTGTTCGCGCGGAACACCTTCGACACCCGGTCGCCCTCCTTGATGTCGCCGCCGATGATGCCCTTGCCGCCGCGGTTCTGGGCGTCGAACTGGGCGACGGGCATCCGCTTGACGTAGTCCTGCTCGGTCACGACCACGACGACGTCCTCCTCGGCGATGAGGTCCTCGCGGGTCACCTCGTCGGTGTCCTCGATGAACGAGGTCCGGCGCTCGTCGGCGTACTCGTCTTTGACCTCGAGCAGCTCCTTCTTGATGACCGACAGCAGCTCGGACTCGTCGCCGAGGATGGTCTCGAGCCGCTCGATGCGGGCCTGGACCTCCTCGTACTCGTCCTCGATTTCCGCGGCTTCCATCGAGGTGAGGCTACCCAGCTGCATCCGGACGATGTGGTCGACCTGCTCGTCCGAGAAGCCGTACTCGGCCTTGAGGTCGGCCTTGGCCTCGTTGCGGTCCTCGGCGTCCTGGATGATGTCGACCACGTCGTCGGCGTGTTCGAGCGCGGTGAGCCGGCCCTCGAGGATGTGGGCGCGGTCCTCCTTCTCGCCGAGTTCGTACTGGCTCCGGCGCCGGACGACCTCCTTGCGGTGGTCGAGGTAGTGCTCGATGGTCTCCTTGAGCGAGAGCACCTTGGGCTCGCCGTCGACCAGCGCGAGGTTGATGACGCCGAACGTCTTCTCGAGGAAGCTCTCGAGCAGCTGGTTCTTGACGACCTCGACCATCGCGTTCTGCTTGAGCTCGATGACGATGCGGATGCCGTCGCGGTCGGACTCGTCGCGGAGGTCGCGGATGCCCTCGATGGAGCCGTCGTTGACGGCGTCGGCGATCTTCTCGACCATCCGGGCCTTGTTGGTCTGGAACGGGAGCTCCGTGATGATGATGCGGTCGCTGCCGGTCTCGCGCTCCTCGACCTCGAACTCGGCCCGGACCCGGATGCGGCCCCGGCCGGTCTTGTACGCGGCGTGGACCGCGTTGTGGCCCACGATGTTCGCGCCGGTCGGGAAGTCGGGTCCCTTGACGTGGTCCATCAGGTCCTCGACGGTCGCCTCGGGGTTCTCGATGAGCTCGACCGTCGCGTCGATGACCTCGCCGAGGTTGTGCGGCGGGATGTTGGTCGACATCCCGACCGCGATGCCCGACGACCCGTTGACCAGCAGGTTCGGGAACGCCGAGGGCAGCACCTCGGGCTCCTGGAGGCGGTCGTCGTAGTTCGACTGCCAGTCGACGGTGTCCATGTCGATGTCGGCCAGCAGCTCCTCGGCGATGGGCGCCATCCGGGCCTCGGTGTACCGCATCGCGGCCGGCGGGTCGCCGTCGACCGACCCGAAGTTACCCTGGCCGTCGACGAGCGGGTACCGCATCGAGAAGTCCTGGGCCATCCGGGCCAGCGCGTCGTAGATGGACTGGTCGCCGTGGGGGTGGAAGTCGCCCATCGTGTCCCCGACGATGTTCGAGCACTTCCGGTGGCTCGCGCCGCTGGTGATGCCCGCCCGGTGCATCGCGTAGAGGATGCGCCGGTGGACGGGCTTGAGCCCGTCCCGGACGTCGGGCAGCGCCCGGCCCGCGATGACCGACATCGCGTAGTCGATGTAGCTCTGCTCCATCTCGTCCTCGACGCGGACGTTCCGTACTCTTTCGGCGACCTCGTTGGGGAGGTCAGATGCGTCCGAACTCATATCAGATGTCAACCCAGTCCGCTTCCGTCGCGTGTTCCTTGATGAACTGCTTGCGCGGTTCGACGGTGTCGCCCATCAGCACCGAGAACATCTTGTCCGCCGCGGCGGCGTCCTCGATGGTGATCTGCTTCAGGATGCGGTTGTCGGGGTTCATCGTGGTCTCCCACAGCTGCTCGGGGTTCATCTCCCCGAGCCCCTTGAACCGCTGGACCTGCGAGGGGTTCCCGTCGCACTCCTCCTCGATGATGCGGTCGCGCTCCTCCTCGGTCATGGCGTCGTACGTCTCGCCGCGGTGGCGGATGCGGTACAGCGGGGGCTGGGCCGCGTAGACGTAGCCCGCCTCGAGCAGCGGCCGCATGTAGCGGTAGAGCAGCGTCAGGTAGAGGGTGCGGATGTGCGCGCCGTCGACGTCGGCGTCCGTCATGATGATGATCTTCTCGTAGCGCGCGTCGTCGATCTCGAACTCCTCGCCGACGCCGGTGCCGACCGCCGTGATGAAGTGGCGGATCTTGTCGTTCTCCAGCACCCGGTCGAGCCGGTGCTTCTCGACGTTGAGCACCTTGCCGAACAGCGGCAGGATGGCCTGGAACTCCCGGTCGCGGGCCTGCTTTGCCGACCCGCCCGCGGAGTCGCCCTCCACGACGAACAGCTCGGCCTCGCCCGGGTCGCGGGTCTGGCAGTCGGCCAGCTTTCCGGGGAGGGCGGTGGATTCGAGCGCGTTCTTCCGGCGGGTCAGCTCCTCGGCCTTCTTGGCGGCCTTCCGGGCCTTCGCGGCCTCGACCGCCTTCGAGATGACCGACTCGGCGGTGTCGGGGTGCTCCTCGAAGTAGGTCGACAGCCCCTCGTGCATCGCCGACTCGACGATGCCCCGGACTTCGCTGTTGCCCAGCTTGGTCTTGGTCTGGCCCTCGAACTGGGGGTCGGGGTGCTTGACCGAGATGACCGCGGTCAGTCCCTCCCGGACGTCCTCGCCCTTGAGGTTCTCGTCGAGGTCCGCCAGGAGGTTGTTCTCGTTGGCGTAGTCGTTGACCACCCGGGTCAGCGCGGTCTTGAACCCGGTGAGGTGGGTACCGCCCTCGCGGGTGTTGATGTTGTTGGCGAAGGCGTGGATCGAGCCCTGGAGCTCGTCGGTGGCCTGCATCGCCACCTCTACCTGGATGTCCTCGGCCTCGTCCTCGAAGTAGATGACCTCGCGGTGGAGCGGGGTCTTGGTCTCGTTGAGGTACTCGACGAACTCCCGGATGCCGCCCTCGTACTCGAACGTGTCGGCGTGGTCGCGGCCCTCCCGCTCGTCGTCGAGCGAGATGCGGACCCCGGAGTTGAGGAAGGCGAGTTCGCGCAGCCGACTCTCGAGCGTCGAGTAGGTGAACTCGGTGGTCTCGAATATCTCCGTGTCGGGCCAGAACCGGATCTCGGTCCCGGTCCCCTCGCCGTCCTCGAGGTCGCGGACCCGCTCGAGGGTGGTGGCGGGCTCGCCGCGCTCGAACTCCTGGCGCCAGAGCGCGCCGTCGCGCCTGACCTCGACCAGAAAGCGCTCGGAGAGGGCGTTGACGACCGAGACGCCGACGCCGTGGAGGCCGCCGGAGACCTGGTAGGACTTGTTGTCGAACTTCCCGCCGGCGTGGAGGACGGTCAGGATGACCTCGACGGCGGGCTTGTCGTACTCCTCGTGGGTGTCCACGGGGATGCCCCGACCGTCGTCGGCGATGGCGACCGACCCGTCGTCGCGGATGCTCACCTCAATCGAGTCACAGTAACCGGCGAGCGCCTCGTCGATAGAATTGTCAACGACTTCGAACACGAGGTGGTGCAACCCTCGCGCGTCGGTAGAACCGATGTACATCGCCGGGCGTTTCCGCACCGCTTGGAGGCCTTCGAGAACCTGAATCTGCCCGGCCCCGTACTCACTTTCCTGACTCATAAAACCTGATTCAGGGTAGCAGTTCCGTCCTGATAAATCCCTCGCACGCGCGCGCGAAACCCGTGTCAGCCGCTGGGGATGTCCGGCGGAACCGTGACCGACTTCGGGTTGCACGTCAGTCGACAGAATCGGTGCGAGCCGGCTTCGCGAGTCGGACCGAACGATGCCGAAACAACTCCGGGAGCCGACGGCGAGCGTCGGTTCCACCGACAAGTGGGTTCCGGCCGAAACGCCCGATTACCGGTCGGTGCGCCGCCCGTCGCCCGGAACCGAGCGACTCGGCGGTGTCGATCCGGTTTCCAGGGGCGGGCTAACCCTCTCGGGCCGAGTCTCACCCGCGGAAAATCGGCTCCTCGCGCCCGAACGAGAGCTTGAAACCTGCAACCGTGAACAACGGAATCGGTCCCTTATCCCCGTACGGCCCCCAGTTGCGACGCATGGTACACGGACATCGCGAGCGGAGTATCTCCGACGAGCAGCGCCGGGAGTTCCTGAAGGCGCTCGGCGTCGGCGGCGCGGTCGCCGCCGGGGGTGCGACGCTCGACGACGTGCGGGAGGCGGTCGGAACCGGAGCGTCGGAAGAACTCGCGTCGGTGGGCGAGGCGATACGGAGCGACCTCGCAGGCGAACTCGACGCAGAACTGCTGGCGAGCGGTCACGAGGACGTCGCCGCCGCGGCCTCGGGGCTGACGGCGGTCCCCGAGCGCGGCCTCCCCGGAATGGACGAGGGGCCCCGCGAGGAGTTCGCGGCGGTCGCGGAGGCGGCCCGGCCCGTCTACGACCACCTGGGCGAGGTCGGCTTCTTCGAGAGCACGACCGAGCGGCTGCCCGAGTTCACGCCGACGTTCATCGAGGACAGCGTCCGGCGGTTCGTCGTGAGCGACGGGCTGGCGGGGTCGCTGTCGGACCTCGGCTTCGACCAGCAGGAGCTGGTCGACCTGCTGGCGACGACCGTCAACCACCGCGAGCGCATCGGCGATCGTCACTGGGTCTCGACCGACGAACTCCCGCGCGAGGAGCTGGAGTTCGGCGAGTACGTCCCGCCGATGACGAAGGCCGCGGCCGGCGGCGTCCTGCTGTGGCTCGAGGACTTAGACGACCACGTCTGGACGAACGCGGTGCTGCTGACCGACGACATCCTGGCCGACGCCGCGTGGGACGCCCGCGGGATGGCGGCCGGGTTCGACCTGATGGTCGACGGCGCCCGCCGCGTCGCCGACGGCGACTCGCACGGCGCCGACACCGGCGACGACGAGCTCGCCGGCCTGCTGTCGAGCGGCTTCGCGCTGCAGGCCATCTCGC
This window encodes:
- the gyrB gene encoding DNA topoisomerase (ATP-hydrolyzing) subunit B, with translation MSQESEYGAGQIQVLEGLQAVRKRPAMYIGSTDARGLHHLVFEVVDNSIDEALAGYCDSIEVSIRDDGSVAIADDGRGIPVDTHEEYDKPAVEVILTVLHAGGKFDNKSYQVSGGLHGVGVSVVNALSERFLVEVRRDGALWRQEFERGEPATTLERVRDLEDGEGTGTEIRFWPDTEIFETTEFTYSTLESRLRELAFLNSGVRISLDDEREGRDHADTFEYEGGIREFVEYLNETKTPLHREVIYFEDEAEDIQVEVAMQATDELQGSIHAFANNINTREGGTHLTGFKTALTRVVNDYANENNLLADLDENLKGEDVREGLTAVISVKHPDPQFEGQTKTKLGNSEVRGIVESAMHEGLSTYFEEHPDTAESVISKAVEAAKARKAAKKAEELTRRKNALESTALPGKLADCQTRDPGEAELFVVEGDSAGGSAKQARDREFQAILPLFGKVLNVEKHRLDRVLENDKIRHFITAVGTGVGEEFEIDDARYEKIIIMTDADVDGAHIRTLYLTLLYRYMRPLLEAGYVYAAQPPLYRIRHRGETYDAMTEEERDRIIEEECDGNPSQVQRFKGLGEMNPEQLWETTMNPDNRILKQITIEDAAAADKMFSVLMGDTVEPRKQFIKEHATEADWVDI
- the gyrA gene encoding DNA gyrase subunit A, producing the protein MSSDASDLPNEVAERVRNVRVEDEMEQSYIDYAMSVIAGRALPDVRDGLKPVHRRILYAMHRAGITSGASHRKCSNIVGDTMGDFHPHGDQSIYDALARMAQDFSMRYPLVDGQGNFGSVDGDPPAAMRYTEARMAPIAEELLADIDMDTVDWQSNYDDRLQEPEVLPSAFPNLLVNGSSGIAVGMSTNIPPHNLGEVIDATVELIENPEATVEDLMDHVKGPDFPTGANIVGHNAVHAAYKTGRGRIRVRAEFEVEERETGSDRIIITELPFQTNKARMVEKIADAVNDGSIEGIRDLRDESDRDGIRIVIELKQNAMVEVVKNQLLESFLEKTFGVINLALVDGEPKVLSLKETIEHYLDHRKEVVRRRSQYELGEKEDRAHILEGRLTALEHADDVVDIIQDAEDRNEAKADLKAEYGFSDEQVDHIVRMQLGSLTSMEAAEIEDEYEEVQARIERLETILGDESELLSVIKKELLEVKDEYADERRTSFIEDTDEVTREDLIAEEDVVVVVTEQDYVKRMPVAQFDAQNRGGKGIIGGDIKEGDRVSKVFRANTHDYLLCFTNQGQVYRLKAYEIPEMSRTARGKSAVNLLDLDDGEEITAVVNTDDFEDEECLSMVTRDGYVKRTAAAEFDNILSTGIIAAKLEDGDELVDVKVTDGATDLVVATRGGMAIRFDEDEAREMGRNARGVRGVELEGDDEVAGMVAVTDDTEEDLLTVTENGYGKRTPLSEYRKQSRNGKGLVDIKTGDRNGPVTSVKAVGPDDELVIMSEGGQIMRIRAADISEVGRNTMGVTVMEVEAPDTVASVDVIPGRDSEGASADDASEE
- a CDS encoding HAD family hydrolase — its product is MTEYDAVLFDNDGVLVEPPSDEALRAAAESAFAAVGVDRPEESHLAEIIRGVTPDSLREVCSVYGLDPHEFWAARDRHASEVQVAEFRDGDRDRYPDVAAIEELAHDFGVVSSNQHETVEFILDYYGMSDLFGTYYGRGMGVEDLERKKPDPHFLDRALDDLGAETALFVGDSKSDVEAARRAGLDSVFVRRDHCADVELSVEPDYEVADLHGVAEIAGAR
- a CDS encoding Rrf2 family transcriptional regulator; its protein translation is MSSIELTASQKKILRALVDLHRETEDAVKGEDIADEVDRNPGTIRNQMQSLKALQLVEGVPGPKGGYKPTANAFDALGVQDMDQEAEVPLFLEGEEVDEANVEEIDLASVHHPELCRAEIHVRGSVREFHEGDSVRVGPTPLSKLVIEGTVDGKDDTSNIVILKIDSMEAPAEEPEH
- a CDS encoding twin-arginine translocation signal domain-containing protein; protein product: MVHGHRERSISDEQRREFLKALGVGGAVAAGGATLDDVREAVGTGASEELASVGEAIRSDLAGELDAELLASGHEDVAAAASGLTAVPERGLPGMDEGPREEFAAVAEAARPVYDHLGEVGFFESTTERLPEFTPTFIEDSVRRFVVSDGLAGSLSDLGFDQQELVDLLATTVNHRERIGDRHWVSTDELPREELEFGEYVPPMTKAAAGGVLLWLEDLDDHVWTNAVLLTDDILADAAWDARGMAAGFDLMVDGARRVADGDSHGADTGDDELAGLLSSGFALQAISQNLLPEDAYWIDESARAQRDNDLEIPN
- the rocF gene encoding arginase gives rise to the protein MNREVRLIGAPMDLGADRRGVDMGPSAIRYAGLATELDAANVTGVTDTGDLSVPHAEERDPDAEQPSEGSAKFLRETADVCGRLADEVADALDAGSFPLVLGGDHSIAIGTVRGAARDADLGVVWFDAHGDFNTPKTSPSGNVHGMPLAAVLGIGDFAGTEWANAPNLREENVAIVGLRSLDGAEREAIRESGVTAFTMSDIDERGVAPVVEDALDVAADGTEGIHVSLDMDWLDPREAPGVGTPVRGGVSYREAHTALEMVGERHEGEDVLRSLEVVEVNPILDEHNVTAELATELAASGLGKRIL
- a CDS encoding NAD-dependent epimerase/dehydratase family protein → MQDKRVLVTGGAGFIGSNLANYLAEDNDVIAVDDLYLGTPENLDDAVEFRDVSVLDDDLPTEGVDVLFHLAALSSLTMHEESLEGLRRGARVNVEGFANTVEQVRQDGCDTVVYATTSSIYGDRTEPSPESMDVEARTGYEASKLARERYGEYFANAHDMHVSGMRFFSVYQGYGGSEGHKGEYANIISQFADDIANGESPVIYGDGTHTRDFTHVSDVVRGLELAADHRLTGIYNLGTGESYNANEVVEMLKAELGSDVEPEHVENPIDDDMFVHDTMADPSKMKEATGWEPRISFEEGLKEVCAPYK